The Sinorhizobium sp. B11 genomic interval TGGGCCAGCAGATCTATGATGCTGCCACCAAGCGCATCGATGGCATTGACCAGCTACGCCAGAAGATTTCGAGCGCCGCCGACGCCAAGGACATCGCCGATCTGCAGGCCCGCCTGCAGGCGGAAACCGCCTTCCTGCAGAGCGATGTGCTGCGCATGCAAGGACTACGGATGGTCCAGCAGGCTCAAGTCCAGGTCGCCGACCAACGCAAGGCCGAAGACTGGCGCCAGCGTATGGACACAATGGGAGCTGCGCTTAAATGAATATGGTGGCTTTAGTCGCGCGGGCGTTTTTCCTGCCTTCATGCTCTTCGGAAGCGGTAAAGATCCATACCATCGCTGAGCTGGTAGCCGATCCCGCGCCGATGACAAGAATTATCGCAGAATGGGGCAACACAGCTGTGCGACACGCCCGACCGCCGAAGCGCCAAGGCGGCCGACGGCAAACTGCCTTTCGAGCGCATCCGCAAGTCGCTCGGAGGCTGGCTGATGTATGAGGTGTTCAGCTTCGTCGACGGCCAGTTCAAGGCACCGCTCGAGAACTTCATTTCTTCCGGCACTTCGAACATTGCCAATTGGGCTAGCGGTCCACTGACAGCGGCGCTGACACTGTATGTCGTGCTCTACGGCTACCTCGTGCTGCGCGGCTCCCTGCAGGAACCGATCCTTGAATTCGCCTTTCGCGCAATGAAGCTTGCGATCATCGTCATGCTGGTGAGGAACGCCAGCGACTATCAGACTTATGTGACGAATATCTTCTTCGACGCGCTACCGCGTGAGTTATCGCAGGCGCTGAACTCTGGGACGGCGCCGAGCGCATCGACCTTCGATAGTCTGCTTGATAAGGGGCAAAAATGCGCTTACGAGATCTGGTCGCGCGGCTCATGGCCGGTCGATATTGTGACTGGTGTCGGTGGAATGCTGGTAATCGGCGCGAGTTTCCTTGTGGCGGCCATCGGCTACATCGTCTCGCTCTATGCGCGACTGGCGCTCGCCATCGTGCTGGCGATCGGTCCGATCTTCATCGCGCTCGCCATGTTTCAATCGACACGCCGCTTTACCGAATCCTGGATCGGTCAGCTTGCGAATTTTGTGATCCTCCAGGTCTTGGTCGTTGCGATCGGCTCGCTGCTCATCACCTGCATCGACACGACCTTTACCGCCATCGAGGGTTACAGCGACGTGCTGATGCGGCCGATCGCGCTTTGCGCCATCTGCATCGCCGCTCTCTACGTCTTTTATCAATTGCCCGGGATCGCGTCGGCTCTCGCCGCCGGCGGCGCATCCCTGACCTACGGCTATGGTGCAGCACGAGACGCGCATGAAAGCACACTCGCCTGGTCTGCCTCGCACACCGTCATGGCCATCGGCCGCGGAACCCGCGCCGTCGGCCGCCGGCTCACCCCGAACCGGACGGAATGACTGACTCGATATCAGAAACTGGACAGGTATTTCTGAATGCCCCGTGTGCTTCTGTTGCTTTTCCTGACCGCAAGCCTCGTAGGCTGCGGATCGATCATCCACCCTCTTCCCAAATGTGACGGCTATTCCCGGCGCCCGTTGAACCGGTCGATGTGGCAATGGGAGGGCGACAGCAATCAGTCGACCACCGGGGCCGGCACCGAGCCGACAAGCAGGGCTGCCTCCCTGGTGGAGGAACCCGCCTCTGTGACGCCCGCCGCCTTTGCACAGTTCGATGTCGCCGGCTCATATCGACCCTGCGAGGCCCAATGACATGGTGAACACTGACAGTCTTAAAAGCTATTTCGAGAAGGCTCGCCGGTTCGATCAGGACCGGTTGATCCAGGTCGAGCGCTCCGCCCGCATCGCGTGGTTCGTTGCGACTTGCGCCAGCATCATCGCCGCCGTCTCCGTCTTCGCCATCGCCGGGCTCACGCCATTAAAGACGGTCGAACCCTTCGTCGTGCGCGTCGACAAGTCGACGGGCATCGTTGATGTGGTTTCCGCACTGACCTCGACTGCCGGCACCTATGACGAGGCGGTGACGAAGTATTTCGCGGCCAAATATGTTCGCTCTCGCGAAGGCTTTGTGTCAAGCGAGGCGGAAGACAACTTCCGGACCGTGGCACTCCTGTCGACGCAGCCTGAGCAGACTCGTTTCGCCGCCACGTACCGCGGCAGCAATCCGGATTCCCCGCAGAATATCTATGGCCGAAGCGCGACATCGCGGATCAACGTCGTCTCGATCTCGCTGATCAACGCGAAGGTGGCATCAGTCCGCTATATGCGCACGGTCACGCGCGGTGAGGAAGTGCGCACCACGCATTGGGTGGCAACGCTCACCTTTTCCTACGTTAACGCTCCGATGTCGTCCACTGATCGGCTGGTCAACCCTCTGGGTTTCGTCGTCAGCGACTATCGCGCCGATGCGGAGGCAATCAATTGAATTCTCGTTTTTTCATGCTGTTGGCTCTTGCCGCTGGGCTGTCGTCGTCCGCCTTCGCTCTCGACATCCCGCGCGGGTCGTCGCAGGACAGTCGCATCCGCTTCGTCGATTACCAGCCCTATAACATCACGAAAATTGTCGGGACGCTGAGGTCGTCGGTGCAGATCGAGTTTGCCGCCGATGAGGAGATCGCCCATGTCGCGCTTGGCAACAGTGTGGCATGGGAAGTCGCGCCAGCGGGAAATATCCTTTTTCTC includes:
- a CDS encoding type IV secretion system protein, which encodes MYEVFSFVDGQFKAPLENFISSGTSNIANWASGPLTAALTLYVVLYGYLVLRGSLQEPILEFAFRAMKLAIIVMLVRNASDYQTYVTNIFFDALPRELSQALNSGTAPSASTFDSLLDKGQKCAYEIWSRGSWPVDIVTGVGGMLVIGASFLVAAIGYIVSLYARLALAIVLAIGPIFIALAMFQSTRRFTESWIGQLANFVILQVLVVAIGSLLITCIDTTFTAIEGYSDVLMRPIALCAICIAALYVFYQLPGIASALAAGGASLTYGYGAARDAHESTLAWSASHTVMAIGRGTRAVGRRLTPNRTE
- a CDS encoding virB8 family protein, which gives rise to MVNTDSLKSYFEKARRFDQDRLIQVERSARIAWFVATCASIIAAVSVFAIAGLTPLKTVEPFVVRVDKSTGIVDVVSALTSTAGTYDEAVTKYFAAKYVRSREGFVSSEAEDNFRTVALLSTQPEQTRFAATYRGSNPDSPQNIYGRSATSRINVVSISLINAKVASVRYMRTVTRGEEVRTTHWVATLTFSYVNAPMSSTDRLVNPLGFVVSDYRADAEAIN